A genome region from Portunus trituberculatus isolate SZX2019 chromosome 40, ASM1759143v1, whole genome shotgun sequence includes the following:
- the LOC123515840 gene encoding serine/threonine-protein kinase ste20-like: MALSKSSTVSAALEQQASHSTHKRRISSPSRHEEFPAVIKKRRHSASLPHHREGGQAHSGIAPHTRKRPVATNSLQDSCPCPAKRSKISFPSPRRFSGHINKLTRRVDQAEDAANVTTSGRKRQRSAAARVATEPSPCSAKRQRTQSGAAATASPAQSPGTGHSQLAPGEAGSPSLPFVTAATHHTPPRPKAPQQACFNNKNRPNMRLFPWWRHTKQRKLLKEEKEALRFLHQIDIALLTIADVEQIVSNGTKRLGSGAYGSCDKAVDPTTQQPLVIKTFAKDLNGLDDLISEATNLRHLQLPGVQRLVGVCVHTRQMISHFAGITAKRYFKRNAPSLADTLSVFGQVSRTLQHVLDKGLTHNDLKSDNVCVQANTDVPEATIIDFGLARRVGTLLIYEKCSDSKRLPWLAPELLRHTYPCGEASDVFSLAHLIKESLPVRSRSEQRPSLAALKELVRRAQLITPAKRPRLSAFTELLQQMHEEATKSAKE, from the coding sequence ATGGCTTTGTCCAAGAGTAGCACTGTTTCAGCAGCACTGGAGCAGCAGGCTTCTCACTCCACACACAAGCGCAGGATCTCTTCGCCCTCACGGCACGAAGAGTTCCCTGCTGTGATTAAGAAACGCAGGCACAGCGCTAGCCTGCCCCACCACCGAGAAGGAGGCCAAGCCCACTCAGGAATAGCGCCCCACACCAGGAAGAGACCGGTAGCCACCAACTCATTACAAGATTCTTGTCCCTGCCCCGCTAAAAGGTCAaaaatttctttcccttcaccacgACGCTTTTCTGGCCACATCAACAAGCTCACGCGTCGAGTTGACCAAGCAGAAGACGCAGCCAATGTGACAACTTCAGGCCGCAAGAGACAACGATCCGCAGCTGCCAGGGTGGCGACTGAACCCTCGCCCTGCTCCGCAAAGAGGCAGAGGACACAGAGTGGTGCGGCAGCCACTGCCTCTCCTGCACAGTCACCAGGCACAGGGCACAGTCAGCTTGCTCCTGGAGAGGCAGGAAGCCCGTCTCTTCCTTTCGTAACtgctgccacacaccacacgccaccaCGTCCCAAAGCTCCACAACAGGCTTgcttcaacaacaaaaacagaccCAATATGCGCTTGTTTCCTTGGTGGCGACACACTAAGCAAAGGAAACttttgaaggaagagaaggaagcactGCGATTCCTTCACCAAATTGACATTGCTCTGCTGACGATCGCTGACGTGGAACAGATCGTCAGTAACGGGACCAAGAGACTGGGATCGGGCGCCTATGGCTCGTGTGACAAGGCCGTCGATCCCACAACTCAGCAGCCACTCGTCATCAAAACGTTCGCTAAAGATCTCAACGGACTCGACGACCTCATCTCAGAGGCGACCAACCTGCGACACCTGCAGCTTCCCGGCGTGCAGCGACTGGTCGGCGTCTGCGTCCACACGCGACAGATGATAAGTCACTTTGCTGGTATCACCGCTAAACGCTACTTCAAGCGTAACGCACCCTCCCTAGCTGACACCCTCAGTGTCTTCGGCCAGGTCTCGCGAACGCTGCAGCACGTGCTCGACAAGGGTTTGACCCACAATGACCTTAAGAGCGACAACGTTTGCGTTCAGGCGAATACTGATGTCCCTGAAGCAACTATCATTGATTTTGGCCTCGCCCGGCGGGTGGGCACCCTGCTGATCTACGAAAAGTGCTCAGATTCGAAGAGGCTCCCCTGGCTGGCACCGGAGCTACTTCGGCACACCTACCCTTGTGGTGAGGCATCCGACGTGTTCAGTCTGGCTCACCTCATCAAAGAGTCGCTGCCCGTCAGGAGCAGGTCCGAACAGAGGCCCTCCCTGGCCGCCCTCAAGGAACTGGTGAGGCGCGCCCAGCTCATCACTCCAGCAAAGCGGCCCCGCCTCTCAGCGTTCACTGAGCTGCTGCAGCAGATGCACGAGGAGGCCACGAAGAGCGCAAAGGAGTGA